From the Prunus dulcis chromosome 4, ALMONDv2, whole genome shotgun sequence genome, one window contains:
- the LOC117626710 gene encoding syntaxin-124-like produces the protein MNDLFSSSFKKYTDLKQQAYLDDMEAGKETVNLDKFFEDVENVKEDMRQVDKLYKQLQDANEESKTVHNAKTMKELRTRMDLDVEQVLKKVKIIKGKLEGLERSNATHRNLPGCGPGSSADRTRTSVVSGLGKKLKDMMDDFQGLRGRMTSEYKETIERRYFTITGEKASEETIENLISSGESESFLQKAIQEQGRGQILDTISEMQERHDAVKEIEKNLIELHQIFLDMAALVEAQGHQLNDIESHVMHASSFVRRGTDNLQEAKEQQKKSRKWTCIAIILGIILVILLLIPILIQVLPHML, from the coding sequence ATGAACGACTTATTTTCGAGCTCGTTCAAGAAATACACTGACCTGAAACAGCAGGCCTACCTGGACGATATGGAGGCCGGGAAGGAGACTGTTAATCTTGACAAGTTCTTCGAAGATGTCgagaatgtgaaggaggaCATGAGACAGGTTGATAAGCTGTACAAGCAGCTACAAGATGCCAATGAAGAGAGCAAGACTGTGCACAATGCTAAAACCATGAAAGAGCTCCGAACCCGCATGGACTTGGATGTCGAGCAGGTCCTCAAGAAGGTCAAAATCATAAAGGGAAAGCTTGAAGGTTTGGAGCGTTCCAACGCAACTCACAGAAACCTTCCTGGTTGTGGCCCTGGCTCCTCCGCGGATCGAACCAGGACCTCAGTGGTTAGTGGTTTGGGGAAGAAACTCAAGGACATGATGGATGACTTTCAGGGATTGAGAGGTAGAATGACATCTGAATATAAAGAAACAATAGAACGCAGGTATTTTACTATAACCGGAGAGAAAGCGAGTGAAGAAACTATCGAAAATTTGATATCGAGTGGAGAAAGTGAGAGCTTTCTGCAGAAGGCTATTCAAGAACAGGGGAGAGGTCAGATTTTGGACACCATATCAGAAATGCAAGAAAGACATGATGCTGTGAAGGAGATTGAGAAGAATTTGATTGAGCTCCATCAGATATTCTTGGACATGGCTGCTCTGGTTGAAGCACAGGGTCACCAACTCAATGACATTGAGAGCCATGTCATGCATGCCAGCTCGTTTGTCAGACGCGGCACCGACAATCTTCAAGAGGCCAAAGAACAGCAGAAGAAATCAAGGAAGTGGACATGCATTGCTATAATTCTTGGAATAATCCTCGTCATTCTCCTCCTAATTCCGATTTTGATTCAAGTTTTGCCTCATATGTTGTAG